In Solanum pennellii chromosome 7, SPENNV200, the following are encoded in one genomic region:
- the LOC107026327 gene encoding uncharacterized protein LOC107026327 isoform X2 has protein sequence MASFPAATSNTSIKRARKSTPSCRRIWTPEEELTLIDGLKELCVNGWRGDNGTFRHGYLMELEHYMNARHPSCGLKSLPHVDSKIRAWKKSYATISLLKSRSGLGFQYSDGSILVDYPKAWDDLIKVDPNAKSMNLKKWPLFADWEEIFGKDRATGEFAEGPEDAVEEIERIESQEITNGMSVGFPIDVVDIDDASGTRENQAAQEEPNVSTGATQSPFTAQAEPNESTGAAQSSFTAKKGETHQSQKKGNCFKASSSKVNEKGRCKKRKAVEDDNETVLKGLMEVMKQFTESHDKRMASLIDKLGERDLSEIRGKIFSIIGSPAYEIYNSDERVKAAMGITQDIKRMEFFLSISELERHSMIWMIINDKL, from the exons ATGGCTAGTTTTCCTGCTGCAACATCCAACACGTCCATAAAGAGGGCAAGAAAATCAACACCTTCATGTCGAAGGATATGGACTCCAGAAGAGGAACTTACTCTTATAGATGGATTAAAAGAATTGTGTGTTAATGGTTGGAGAGGAGATAATGGAACCTTTAGACATGGATATTTAATGGAATTGGAACACTACATGAATGCTCGTCATCCTAGTTGTGGATTGAAATCTCTACCACATGTTGATTCTAAAATAAGAGCATGGAAAAAGAGTTATGCAACCATATCGTTGCTAAAGAGTCGAAGTGGTTTAGGATTTCAATATAGTGACGGAAGTATCTTAGTTGATTATCCAAAAGCTTGGGATGACTTGATAAAG gTTGATCCAAATGCCAAATCAATGAACTTAAAAAAATGGCCATTATTTGCTGACTGGGAAGAGATATTTGGCAAGGATAGAGCCACTGGAGAGTTTGCAGAAGGTCCAGAAGATGCTGTTGAAGAAATAGAAAGAATTGAATCTCAAGAAATTACTAATGGCATGTCTGTGGGATTTCCTATTGATGTTGTCGACATAGATGATGCTTCAGGCACAAGAGAAAATCAAGCTGCTCAAGAGGAACCTAATGTATCAACTGGAGCAACACAAAGTCCATTTACTGCTCAAGCTGAACCTAATGAATCAACTGGAGCAGCACAAAGTTCATTCACCGCTAAAAAAGGTGAAACCCATCAATCTCAGAAAAAGGGCAACTGTTTTAAAGCATCATCTTCTAAAGTCAACGAAAAAGGTAgatgcaaaaaaagaaaagcagtTGAAGATGATAATGAGACTGTTCTTAAAGGTTTGATGGAGGTGATGAAACAATTCACTGAAAGCCATGATAAGAGAATGGCTTCTTTAATTGACAAGCTAGGAGAGCGTGATCTATCTGAAATTCGTGGTaagatattttctattattgGATCCCCTGCATATGAAATATACAACTCAGATGAACGAGTTAAGGCAGCAATGGGAATTACTCAAGATATAAAGAGAATGGAATTCTTCTTAAGCATCAGCGAACTTGAACGTCACAGTATGATATGGATGATTATTAATGATAAGCTTTAA
- the LOC107025725 gene encoding dirigent protein 1-like produces MASTSIKLSLIFLLTIFITSKAILHDQLKETNMTLYFQDWSGGPNATVLQITGHQDHGLLSFAKFGSVFVTDDPITQAFDKNSAEIARAQGIYVTSALDGKISHVLISIIFTNDECKGSTLEIQGASPQFERVREVAIVGGTGKFRLASGYATFETIHFDLAIHYVVIQCNVTILHY; encoded by the coding sequence ATGGCATCAACTTCAATCAAGCTATCCCTCATTTTTCTTCTAACAATTTTCATAACCTCAAAGGCCATATTACATGACCAACTTAAAGAAACAAACATGACACTATATTTTCAAGATTGGTCTGGTGGTCCAAATGCTACTGTGCTACAAATAACAGGCCATCAGGATCATGGTCTTCTAAGTTTTGCCAAATTTGGTTCTGTTTTCGTTACTGATGATCCAATAACACAAGCCTTCGATAAAAACTCCGCGGAAATCGCTAGAGCACAGGGCATATATGTTACGTCTGCATTGGATGGCAAAATTTCTCATGtattaatatcaattattttcacCAATGATGAATGTAAAGGTAGTACTTTGGAAATACAAGGTGCTAGTCCTCAATTTGAAAGAGTAAGAGAAGTGGCAATTGTTGGTGGTACTGGAAAATTTAGACTTGCTAGTGGATATGCCACATTTGAGACTATTCACTTTGATTTGGCAATTCATTACGTTGTTATTCAGTGTAATGTTACCATTTTACATTACTAA
- the LOC107025526 gene encoding putative glycine-rich cell wall structural protein 1, producing the protein MVVIVMEDLAGGRLTTVMMVENGGDGCSDRKDVMGSSSYNWVVGLLLFLIIFLEMSSITFADDHKLEESKVGNNNGCRYGRRGCAGRGGLGGRGVHSPRRGRGGGGGGGGGGGGGGRGGSGYGSGFGAGFGTGGGGGGGGGGGGNGNGYGYGGGFGAGGGPGGGGGGGGGGGGGGSGYGSGFGGGGGLGGGMGGARAGGMGGGFGMGIGIGVGTGGGGGQGVGVGTGFGNGGGGNNGRA; encoded by the exons ATGGTGGTGATTGTAATGGAAGATTTAGCTGGTGGTAGATTGACGACGGTAATGATGGTTGAAAATGGTGGTGATGGTTGTAGTGATAGAAAAGATG TCATGGGTTCTTCTTCTTACAATTGGGTTGTAGGGTTACTTCTTTTCTTGATCATTTTCTTGGAAATGAGTTCTATCACTTTTGCTGATGATCATAAGCTTGAAGAATCGAAGGTTGGTAATAATAACGGTTGTAGATATGGTAGGAGAGGTTGTGCTGGACGCGGTGGATTGGGAGGAAGGGGTGTACATAGTCCAAGGAGAGGTCGAGGAGGTGGTGGAGGAGGaggaggtggtggtggtggtggtggtagaGGAGGGTCAGGTTATGGTAGTGGATTCGGAGCAGGATTTGGAACAGGAGGtggtggtggaggtggtggtggtgggggaGGTAATGGAAATGGTTATGGATATGGTGGAGGATTCGGAGCTGGAGGTGGTCCAGGaggaggtggtggtggtggtggaggaggaggaggaggagggtCAGGCTATGGTAGTGGTTTTGGCGGGGGTGGAGGGTTAGGAGGTGGAATGGGAGGTGCGCGTGCTGGAGGAATGGGAGGCGGATTTGGTATGGGCATTGGTATAGGAGTTGGAACTGGAGGTGGAGGTGGTCAAGGTGTTGGAGTAGGGACCGGGTTTGgtaatggtggtggtggtaaTAATGGCCGAGCATAA
- the LOC107026327 gene encoding uncharacterized protein LOC107026327 isoform X1, producing MDSQQLCDVESFMILEEIVMHSYIVLICFFMAIYSMLLRKQSTNTRGIRYCMSARIPKILSHLNVLIRDNDIVCIDKLRMDRNAFHILASLAKNIGGLTDSKNMSSTEKLAMFLNILAHHEKNRSIKVDYIRSGWSVSRAFNECLRAILKLTPVLLVKPNPVLEDDSDDRWKWFKGCLGALDGTYISIRVEAIYKPRYRTRKGDIATNVLGVCDRNLNFIYVLPGWEGSAADGRVLRDAVVRRNGLKVPHGNYYLCDGGYTNGNGFLSPYRGYRYWLKDWQGDNPSPRCREELFNMKHARARNVIERTFGLLKGRWGILRSPSWYSVKVHNRIISACCLIHNFIRREMEADPLDVEMDFHMENQHEHENINTIETSDEWTTWRDELAQSMWNERLGNQSL from the exons ATGGATTCTCAGCAATTGTGCGATGTTGAATCCTTTATGATTCTCGAGGAGATTGTGATGCATTCCTATATTGTCCTTATCTGCTTTTTTATGGCTATTTACAGCAtgttattaagaaaacaatctACAAATACGCGGGGCATTCGATATTGTATGAGTGCTAGAATTCCAAAAATCTTGTCTCATCTGAATGTTCTCATTCGTGACAATGATATTGTATGTATTGACAAGCTTAGGATGGATAGAAACGCCTTTCACATATTAGCCTCATTAGCCAAGAATATTGGAGGTTTGACTGACAGTAAAAATATGTCGAGTACTGAAAAGTTAgcaatgtttttaaatattttggctCATCATGAAAAGAACAGGTCTATCAAAGTTGATTATATTAGATCGGGGTGGAGTGTAAGTCGAGCCTTTAATGAATGTCTAAGAGCTATTCTTAAACTAACTCCAGTGTTACTTGTTAAACCTAATCCGGTGCTCGAAGATGATAGTGATGATCGATGGAAATGGTTTAAG GGTTGTCTTGGTGCATTGGATGGTACTTACATTTCCATTAGAGTTGAAGCAATATATAAACCAAGATACAGAACACGAAAAGGAGATATAGCAACTAATGTCTTGGGGGTTTGTGATAGAAATCTCaactttatttatgtattaccTGGTTGGGAGGGATCAGCCGCTGATGGTCGTGTATTGCGAGATGCTGTTGTACGAAGAAATGGGTTGAAAGTACCTCATG gcAATTACTATTTGTGCGACGGAGGATATACAAATGGAAATGGTTTTCTGTCTCCCTATCGAGGATATAGATATTGGCtaaaggattggcaaggtgaCAATCCATCACCTCGATGTCGAGAAGAGCTCTTTAATATGAAGCATGCTAGGGCACGTAATGTTATTGAAAGAACATTTGGACTATTAAAAGGACGTTGGGGAATTCTTAGAAGTCCTTCGTGGTACTCAGTTAAGGTTCACAATAGAATTATTAGTGCATGTTGTTTGATACACAATTTCATTCGAAGAGAGATGGAAGCTGACCCCTTAGATGTGGAAATGGATTTCCACATGGAGaatcaacatgaacatgaaaatattaatacaaTTGAAACATCTGATGAGTGGACCACTTGGAGGGATGAACTAGCTCAGTCTATGTGGAATGAACGATTGGGAAATCaatctttataa